A genomic window from Silene latifolia isolate original U9 population chromosome 11, ASM4854445v1, whole genome shotgun sequence includes:
- the LOC141614692 gene encoding protein FAR-RED IMPAIRED RESPONSE 1-like: MDFDLNVPWEEQNNESSSDVVIIDDDVSNDVANADDIDDGPAIVEGGWVEKERGVKRNGMGKKQPRFYMMKRIRLCCTMGANPNKQNGFKDIANFEKCKFAIEASLQNDFIVIGACSLEHNHVLKRENTRHMVSYRMFDEYFKRRALLNDAAGIYIANNFQILVREAGGHENLKINKRDIRNFLNQERRRSRINGDAAALEARFIKLKEVDPDFYYAIQTDFEGKLLNVFWADGRCRGMAKAFGDAISYDATFCVNRYKMPFTPFVGVNHPGSTVVLAAALISHEDAESFTWVFKRWLDCMGRAPSVILTDQCKRIGKAVKDVFTNTHHRLCLWHIMVNATKNLGSFVRYQEIIVDLWKIIDDSADSDDFEEAWHHFVAKYGIHENGWIIDSFENRHSWVPLYWRDIFCAGMSSTQRSEQTNRFFKNYVNVETTLFKFFDSYQNALRSKVEEELMLNFACHERPSPYNKTIIAEEVFQRAYTSNIFSLVKDEVNGLIHTNAESHLNIENFSSFNVTDEVTTPFLKRREKKYNVTANLDFGEFNCTCKLFEFKGILCRHIIRVLQLKKVQFIPDKYILNRWRKDLVRGYEHLPVGYYNPGESERLKRSLAVTMKNDYMYRLALHDDETYALYEAESAKVIKALEAHVGIEVLNELGAGSDVTKVWGRRRLQPKENNLRHMVQNAPPPTEGALRDPVDKRGAGRGSRPRQKKVRRVVNFDEAGPSSQPTPRRRRVSTTTPRNTQ, from the exons ATGGATTTTGATTTGAATGTTCCTTGGGAAGAACAAAACAATGAATCAAGTAGTGATGTCGTTATTATCGATGATGATGTTAGTAACGATGTTGCCAACGCAGACGATATTGACGATGGTCCTGCAATTGTTGAAGGAGGATGGGTTGAAAAG GAAAGAGGTGTCAAGCGCAATGGTATGGGGAAGAAGCAACCTCGTTTCTATATGATGAAGCGAATAAGATTATGTTGCACAATGGGGGCCAATCCGAACAAACAAAACGGGTTTAAAGACATTGCAAATTTTGAGAAATGCAAATTTGCAATAGAAGCATCGTTACAAAACGATTTTATTGTCATCGGTGCGTGTTCGTTGGAACACAATCACGTTTTAAAACGTGAAAATACTCGTCACATGGTAAGTTACCGGATGTTTGACGAATATTTCAAAAGACGGGCCTTATTGAACGACGCTGCCGGTATTTATATTGCCAATAACTTCCAAATTCTCGTTAGAGAAGCGGGTGGGCATGAAAATTTAAAAATCAACAAGCGTGACATACGGAATTTTCTTAATCAAGAACGAAGACGTAGTAGAATTAACGGGGATGCAGCGGCTTTGGAGGCTAGATTTATTAAACTTAAGGAAGTCGATCCAGATTTTTACTACGCCATTCAGACGGATTTTGAAGGCAAGCTACTAAATGTGTTTTGGGCTGACGGACGTTGTAGAGGAATGGCAAAGGCATTTGGTGATGCAATTTCTTACGATGCTACATTTTGTGTTAACAG GTACAAAATGCCCTTTACTCCATTTGTTGGCGTAAATCATCCCGGCAGTACTGTTGTGCTTGCTGCCGCTTTGATTTCACATGAAGATGCGGAAAGCTTCACTTGGGTGTTTAAGAGATGGTTAGATTGTATGGGTAGAGCTCCATCGGTTATACTCACGGATCAATGCAAGAGAATTGGTAAGGCTGTGAAGGACGTATTTACTAATACTCATCACCGTTTGTGTCTGTGGCACATAATGGTTAACGCAACAAAGAACTTGGGAAGTTTTGTCAGGTATCAAGAAATTATTGTTGACCTTTGGAAAATTATTGACGATAGTGCAGATAGCGATGACTTTGAGGAGGCATGGCATCATTTTGTAGCTAAGTATGGTATTCACGAAAATGGTTGGATCATAGACTCTTTTGAAAACCGACATTCGTGGGTGCCATTGTATTGGAGGGACATCTTTTGTGCAGGTATGTCATCTACGCAAAGAAGTGAACAGACGAACCGATTTTTTAAGAATTACGTCAATGTTGAAACTACTTTGTTCAAATTCTTTGATAGTTATCAAAATGCACTAAGATCCAAGGTCGAGGAAGAATTAATGTTGAACTTTGCTTGTCACGAAAGACCGTCTCCTTATAATAAGACAATCATAGCTGAGGAAGTTTTCCAAAGGGCTTACACATCTAACATATTTAGTTTGGTGAAGGATGAGGTAAACGGTCTTATACACACCAACGCTGAGTCTCATTTGAACATTGAGAATTTCTCTTCGTTTAATGTAACGGATGAGGTGACAACACCGTTTTTGAAGCGTCGGGAGAAAAAGTACAATGTTACGGCCAACTTGGACTTCGGTGAGTTTAATTGTACTTGTAAACTTTTCGAGTTTAAAGGTATATTGTGCAGGCATATTATTCGTGTACTACAGCTGAAGAAAGTGCAGTTTATTCCCGACAAGTACATTTTGAATCGATGGCGAAAGGACTTGGTTCGGGGTTATGAGCACCTTCCTGTTGGGTACTACAATCCTGGTGAGTCTGAACGACTCAAGCGATCTCTTGCGGTCACGATGAAGAACGACTACATGTATAGGCTGGCATTACATGATGATGAGACGTATGCCTTATATGAGGCCGAATCAGCCAAGGTGATTAAGGCATTAGAGGCGCATGTCGGCATTGAGGTACTCAACGAATTGGGAGCAGGCTCCGATGTAACAAAGGTGTGGGGTCGTAGAAGATTACAACCGAAGGAGAACAACCTACGCCACATGGTACAGAACGCACCTCCTCCTACGGAAGGCGCCTTGAGAGACCCCGTTGATAAAAGAGGTGCAGGAAGAGGTTCTAGGCCTAGGCAAAAGAAAGTAAGGAGGGTTGTAAACTTCGACGAAGCAGGTCCATCGTCGCAACCAACGCCGCGGCGAAGAAGGGTCAGTACGACCACACCTCGTAACACGCAATAG
- the LOC141615334 gene encoding LOB domain-containing protein 21-like, with product MKTKGYESRSSSSCAACKLLKRRCTPNCIFAPHFRADEPKKFAKVHKVFGASNVSKILNEVPEEHREDTVNSLTYEAEARLCDPVYGCIGAIALLQRRMVELQHDLALARARLARYTTFPNNNVVSTPPFGVHHNNNSGFSGSSVINGSVIDGILSSDHVHNVSICNRLGSGANQNISISSQFSQVNNNDGYDCDFGQVPLLPL from the coding sequence ATGAAGACAAAGGGGTACGAGTCCCGGTCCAGTTCCTCTTGTGCAGCCTGTAAGCTACTCAAGCGACGTTGCACGCCTAACTGCATATTCGCCCCTCACTTTCGGGCTGACGAGCCTAAGAAGTTTGCTAAGGTTCATAAGGTGTTTGGTGCTAGCAATGTGAGCAAGATTCTCAATGAAGTCCCTGAAGAGCACCGTGAGGATACCGTGAATTCACTCACTTATGAGGCTGAGGCTCGGCTTTGTGATCCTGTGTACGGGTGCATTGGTGCTATCGCGTTGCTTCAGAGGAGAATGGTGGAATTACAACATGATTTAGCCCTGGCTCGGGCAAGGTTGGCCCGGTACACGACTTTTCCAAATAATAATGTTGTTTCGACTCCGCCTTTTGGAGTGcaccataataataatagtggTTTTAGTGGGAGTAGTGTAATTAATGGGAGTGTTATTGATGGGATATTAAGTAGTGATCATGTTCATAATGTGTCGATTTGTAATAGGTTAGGGTCAGGAGCGAACCAAAACATAAGTATAAGCTCGCAATTTAGCCAAGTTAATAATAATGATGGCTATGATTGTGACTTTGGCCAAGTTCCTCTCCTTCCTCTATGA
- the LOC141614693 gene encoding uncharacterized protein LOC141614693, with protein MPGDAKSAFHPALAVNNVTNHIPVKLGMDNDQYPLWVALFTNHAKSNRVLHHIITPKVAPKPPSTADEQELWDTLDATVLQWIYSTVTTELLETIIEAESTAKEAWDRLANIFQDNENSRGDA; from the coding sequence ATGCCTGGTGATGCGAAATCAGCGTTTCATCCGGCGTTGGCTGTGAACAACGTTACTAATCATATCCCTGTCAAACTCGGCATGGATAATGATCAGTACCCCTTGTGGGTCGCTTTGTTCACCAACCATGCTAAGTCGAATCGGGTTCTCCACCATATCATCACTCCGAAGGTCGCTCCCAAGCCGCCGTCAACCGCTGATGAACAGGAATTATGGGACACGCTCGACGCCACGGTACTTCAGTGGATCTATTCCACCGTCACTACCGAACTCTTGGAAACAATTATTGAAGCCGAATCCACCGCGAAAGAAGCATGGGACCGTCTTGCTAATATTTTCCAAGATAACGAGAACTCTCGCGGTGACGCTTGA